In a genomic window of Akkermansia massiliensis:
- a CDS encoding bifunctional proline dehydrogenase/L-glutamate gamma-semialdehyde dehydrogenase, which produces MTDSSIPDMMAAARRDKWTDQQLAAKAVELAESILKQSNAGMRRKEKKQAEQMERMMNDPAGKAFTLALADRVFRPSSPARGAELFRYLLDGYGIPRYLSAADRFAMKLGDKFSVQFPGVVMPMITSQLRKESSNVILPAEDGKLRSHLRRRRKAGIRMNINQLGEAILGESEAHHRLQQVVDRLADKDCDYISVKISAIFSQIHLVAFEETVQLIQERLRILYRAAITNAVTLPDGSKRPKFVNLDMEEYRDLHLTAEAFKRTLMEDEFMQMEAGIVLQAYLPDSWEEQMKLCAWAKERVEKGGARIKIRLVKGANLAMEKVEASMHDWAQAPYGTKAQVDANYKRMLHYGCMPENARYVQFGVASHNLFDLCYAMLLREREGVRDHVEFEMLEGMANHQARVIRQAADGLLLYAPVVLKEDFHSAIAYLVRRLDENTSEENFLHDLFGMTPGSRSWEAQKKRFLKACQEKDDVKYGPNRTQNRATDPVQPTHYRDAFANERDTDWSLRQNAEWINGLIAAEKEKSGEEIPLVINGEEITTNLWGVGRDPSRHNEVSYKFAYADFDQIEHALDTADKARASWASKSVGERAEILHQAAQELSRIRGEAIAAMVRDAGKVPTEADVEVSEAIDFCRYYAEGLDRDGMNDGVEMTPLGTVCVMSPWNFPFAIPTGGVAAALMAGNTVVFKPSELAVYTAWQIVQAFWRAGVPKSVLQFVPMPRNEISHKFLMDPRLNGIIMTGSYRTGKMLRELRPDLHVLAETSGKDAMVITATADPDQAVKDLVKSAFGHSGQKCSAASVAIVEASVYDNPAFLRQLKDAAASLKVGGSWEVSSVVTPLIKEPEGDLLRALTQLEPGEEWLLKPEPSEDNPCLWSPGIRLGVKPGSWFHQTECFGPVLGIIRAENLEEAIDIQNDSEFGLTGGLQSLDEREIALWKSKVQVGNAYINRVITGAIVRRQPFGGWNHSSMGPGSKAGGPNYLTMLGSWEEKALPQKLRTPGERITGLVEKLCSELPDCAKRIRSAAGSQAKWWMEEFGVEHDPSHIYGENNTFRYVPVKGILARVENMSDADAAILLLGAKLCGAALHLSVEEGHPWIQKMNGYYASLTVETEAELIDRMPEAAQGVKFLRGTGISEALANAARARDVEVLDRPVLANGRLELLGYFREQAVSETVHRYGNIIPPPGSFKTAGA; this is translated from the coding sequence ATGACAGACTCATCCATCCCGGACATGATGGCGGCGGCGCGCCGTGACAAATGGACTGACCAGCAACTGGCCGCCAAGGCTGTGGAACTGGCGGAATCCATTCTGAAACAGTCGAATGCCGGGATGCGCAGGAAGGAGAAAAAGCAGGCGGAGCAGATGGAGCGCATGATGAACGACCCTGCGGGCAAGGCCTTTACGCTGGCGTTGGCGGACCGCGTGTTCCGCCCTTCCTCGCCGGCGCGGGGCGCGGAGCTGTTCCGCTACCTGCTGGACGGCTACGGTATTCCCCGTTATTTGTCCGCCGCGGACCGGTTCGCCATGAAGCTGGGGGACAAATTCTCCGTACAATTTCCCGGCGTAGTGATGCCCATGATTACCAGCCAGTTGCGGAAGGAGAGCTCCAACGTGATTCTTCCGGCGGAGGATGGAAAACTGCGCTCCCACCTGCGCCGCAGGCGCAAGGCCGGCATCCGGATGAACATCAACCAGCTGGGAGAGGCCATTCTGGGTGAAAGCGAGGCCCACCACCGCCTCCAGCAGGTCGTGGACCGCCTGGCGGACAAGGACTGCGACTATATTTCCGTCAAGATTTCAGCCATTTTCAGCCAGATTCATCTGGTGGCCTTTGAAGAAACCGTGCAGCTGATTCAGGAGCGCCTGCGCATCCTGTACCGGGCGGCCATCACGAATGCGGTGACACTGCCGGACGGCTCCAAAAGACCCAAATTCGTGAATCTGGACATGGAGGAATACCGTGACCTCCACCTGACGGCGGAAGCGTTCAAGCGCACGCTGATGGAGGATGAATTCATGCAGATGGAAGCCGGGATTGTGCTCCAGGCTTATTTGCCGGACTCCTGGGAGGAACAAATGAAGCTGTGCGCCTGGGCGAAGGAGCGGGTGGAGAAGGGCGGCGCGCGCATCAAGATACGCCTGGTGAAAGGCGCCAACCTGGCGATGGAGAAAGTGGAGGCCTCCATGCATGACTGGGCGCAGGCCCCATACGGCACGAAGGCCCAGGTGGACGCCAACTACAAGAGAATGCTCCATTACGGCTGCATGCCGGAGAACGCTAGATATGTGCAGTTCGGCGTTGCCTCCCACAACCTGTTTGACTTGTGTTATGCCATGCTGCTGCGTGAGCGGGAAGGCGTCCGGGACCATGTGGAATTTGAAATGCTGGAGGGGATGGCGAACCATCAGGCGCGCGTCATCCGCCAGGCGGCGGACGGCCTGCTGCTGTATGCCCCTGTGGTGCTGAAGGAAGACTTCCACAGCGCGATTGCCTACCTGGTGCGGCGGCTGGATGAAAACACCAGTGAGGAAAACTTCCTGCATGACCTCTTCGGCATGACGCCGGGCTCCCGGAGCTGGGAGGCGCAAAAAAAGCGGTTCTTAAAAGCCTGCCAGGAGAAGGACGACGTGAAATACGGCCCCAACCGTACGCAGAACCGCGCTACGGACCCCGTGCAGCCCACGCATTACCGGGACGCCTTTGCCAATGAGCGTGATACGGACTGGTCCCTGCGGCAGAATGCGGAATGGATCAACGGCCTGATTGCCGCGGAAAAGGAAAAATCCGGCGAGGAAATTCCCCTGGTCATCAACGGTGAGGAAATCACGACCAACCTGTGGGGCGTGGGGCGCGACCCGTCCCGCCACAATGAAGTCTCCTACAAATTCGCGTATGCGGACTTTGACCAGATTGAACACGCGCTGGACACGGCGGACAAGGCCCGCGCCTCCTGGGCGTCCAAGAGCGTTGGCGAACGCGCTGAAATCCTGCACCAGGCGGCGCAGGAGCTGTCCAGAATCCGGGGGGAGGCCATTGCAGCCATGGTGAGGGACGCCGGAAAGGTGCCCACGGAGGCGGACGTGGAAGTGAGTGAGGCCATAGACTTCTGCCGCTATTATGCGGAAGGGCTGGACCGCGATGGCATGAACGACGGCGTGGAAATGACACCGCTGGGTACCGTTTGCGTGATGTCTCCCTGGAACTTTCCCTTCGCCATTCCCACGGGCGGGGTGGCCGCCGCGCTGATGGCGGGGAACACGGTGGTGTTCAAGCCGTCCGAGCTGGCCGTTTATACGGCCTGGCAGATCGTCCAGGCGTTCTGGCGCGCCGGGGTACCTAAGAGCGTGCTTCAATTCGTGCCGATGCCGCGCAATGAAATTTCCCACAAATTCCTGATGGATCCGCGCCTGAACGGCATCATCATGACGGGCTCCTACCGCACCGGGAAAATGCTGCGTGAACTGCGGCCGGACCTGCATGTGCTGGCTGAAACCAGCGGGAAGGACGCCATGGTCATCACCGCCACGGCGGACCCGGACCAGGCCGTGAAAGATTTGGTAAAAAGCGCCTTCGGCCATTCCGGGCAGAAATGCTCCGCCGCCAGCGTGGCTATTGTGGAGGCCTCCGTCTATGACAACCCGGCCTTCTTGCGCCAGTTGAAGGATGCCGCAGCCAGCCTGAAGGTGGGGGGCTCCTGGGAGGTCAGCTCCGTGGTGACGCCGCTCATCAAGGAACCGGAAGGCGACCTGCTCCGGGCGCTCACGCAACTGGAACCCGGGGAGGAATGGCTGCTCAAGCCGGAACCCTCGGAAGACAACCCGTGCCTCTGGTCGCCCGGCATCCGGTTGGGCGTGAAGCCTGGAAGCTGGTTCCATCAGACGGAATGCTTCGGCCCGGTGCTGGGCATCATCCGTGCGGAAAACCTGGAGGAAGCCATTGACATCCAGAACGACTCCGAATTCGGCCTCACCGGGGGACTTCAGTCCCTGGATGAACGGGAAATCGCCCTGTGGAAAAGCAAGGTGCAGGTGGGCAATGCGTACATCAACCGCGTCATCACCGGCGCCATCGTGCGCCGCCAGCCGTTCGGCGGGTGGAACCACTCCTCCATGGGGCCCGGCTCCAAGGCCGGCGGCCCCAACTACCTCACCATGCTGGGAAGCTGGGAGGAAAAGGCGCTCCCGCAGAAACTGCGCACGCCGGGGGAACGCATCACCGGGCTGGTGGAAAAGCTGTGCTCCGAACTGCCGGACTGCGCCAAGCGCATCCGTTCCGCGGCCGGTTCCCAGGCCAAGTGGTGGATGGAGGAATTCGGCGTGGAGCATGACCCTTCCCATATCTACGGGGAAAACAACACATTCCGTTACGTACCCGTGAAGGGGATACTGGCCCGTGTGGAAAACATGTCTGACGCTGACGCCGCCATCCTGCTGCTGGGCGCGAAACTGTGCGGAGCAGCCCTGCACCTGAGCGTGGAGGAAGGCCATCCCTGGATTCAGAAAATGAACGGTTACTATGCGTCCCTGACGGTGGAGACGGAAGCCGAACTCATCGACCGGATGCCGGAGGCAGCCCAGGGCGTGAAATTCCTGCGTGGAACGGGCATCTCCGAGGCTCTGGCGAATGCCGCACGCGCCCGGGATGTGGAAGTGCTGGACCGGCCCGTGCTTGCCAACGGACGCCTGGAACTGCTGGGCTATTTCCGGGAACAAGCCGTTTCCGAAACCGTTCACCGCTACGGCAACATCATCCCGCCTCCGGGCAGTTTCAAGACGGCCGGGGCGTGA
- a CDS encoding protein jag, which yields MTVQEIAEQSLKSLLASLGFSADIEVTEADGIVCLNISSPDSQYIIGGDGDRLDDLQYLVNRMIQRKMEDAPRVKVDCDHYRERNEARLLEKARSLAERVQESGKPMKMQPLNAYHRRLVHNALQSMEGIATESEEGDGRYKRITIRRA from the coding sequence ATGACGGTGCAAGAAATAGCTGAACAGAGTTTGAAGAGCCTTCTGGCCTCCCTGGGTTTTTCCGCGGATATTGAAGTAACGGAGGCGGACGGCATCGTGTGCCTGAATATTTCCTCCCCGGATTCCCAGTACATCATCGGGGGAGACGGGGACAGACTGGACGACCTCCAGTACCTGGTCAACCGCATGATCCAGCGCAAGATGGAGGATGCACCCCGCGTGAAGGTGGATTGCGATCACTACCGGGAACGCAACGAGGCCCGCCTGCTGGAAAAGGCCCGTTCCCTGGCCGAACGCGTGCAGGAGAGCGGCAAGCCGATGAAGATGCAGCCGCTGAACGCCTACCACCGCCGCCTGGTGCACAATGCCCTTCAATCCATGGAAGGCATTGCGACGGAATCCGAGGAAGGCGACGGCCGTTACAAGCGCATTACCATCCGGCGCGCCTGA
- the katE gene encoding catalase HPII: MKKKTPPMEDSLAPFTDGKEAEPHYTDTIDPELIKPTPKPTPPNAEPSAPGSMKMPDNTTEKIKDLDTMRSNGMDQPLTSNLGVKIANDQNTLKAGSRGPSLLEDFHFLEKMAHFDQERIPERVVHARGSGAHGYFQVYKSLSKYTKAGFLQDPGEKTPVFVRFSNVQGFRGSPDTVRDIRGFATKFYTKEGNYDLVGNDTPVFFIQDAIKFPDFVHAVKPEPHNEMPQGQTAHDSFWDYVSLQPETLHNVMWLMSDRGIPRSYRTIEGFGIHTYKLVNEEGKSTFVRFHWKPAYGKKSLIWDESQALTGRDPDFHRKDLWQSIEAGDYPEFELGLQLIPEEDADKFDFDILDATKLIPEALVPVEIVGKMVLDRNPDNFFTETEQVAFCPANIVPGIDFSDDPLLQGRIFSYSDTQRHRLGGANFTEIPINRPVCPFHNNQRDGFHRMQIDTAPANYDPNSIGDNWPRETPPEEGGFSTAPQPVSGVKERLRSPSFAEYYAQPRLFWMSQTPVEQRHIIDAFSFEVGKVTRPYIRERVVDLLTRIDPNLAAGVAKNLGIELTEEQLNRELPKPVCGLEKDPALSLYANPDGNLKGMRVSLLAADGVSLKSVEEICSALHKEGVHPQILAPHMGSVNTEEGKDLLVDGTLSGNPSVVFDAVIVPEGEQSIKTLLMNGDAKYHLRQAYRHLKAIGLPGDASEMLEATDLPRDMDDAGLLTPKDTKALMKPFITAMKQHRVWAREPKALDFGA, translated from the coding sequence ATGAAAAAAAAGACGCCGCCCATGGAAGACAGCCTCGCTCCTTTCACCGACGGAAAGGAAGCGGAACCCCATTACACGGATACGATTGATCCGGAGCTGATCAAGCCCACTCCGAAGCCTACGCCGCCCAATGCGGAACCCTCCGCTCCCGGCTCCATGAAAATGCCGGACAATACCACGGAAAAAATCAAGGATCTGGACACCATGCGCTCCAACGGCATGGACCAGCCGCTCACAAGCAACCTGGGAGTTAAAATAGCCAATGACCAAAATACACTTAAAGCCGGAAGCAGAGGCCCCTCTCTGCTTGAAGACTTCCACTTTCTGGAAAAAATGGCTCATTTTGACCAGGAGCGGATACCGGAACGCGTGGTTCACGCAAGAGGTTCCGGGGCACATGGCTATTTTCAGGTATACAAGTCCCTTTCCAAGTACACCAAGGCGGGCTTTCTGCAGGATCCGGGAGAAAAGACCCCGGTCTTTGTGCGTTTTTCCAACGTGCAGGGCTTCCGAGGATCTCCGGATACGGTGAGGGACATCCGCGGCTTCGCCACCAAGTTCTATACCAAGGAAGGCAACTATGACCTGGTGGGCAACGACACGCCCGTCTTTTTCATTCAGGACGCCATCAAATTCCCGGATTTCGTCCATGCCGTCAAGCCGGAGCCCCACAATGAAATGCCTCAGGGGCAGACGGCCCACGACTCCTTCTGGGATTATGTTTCCCTTCAGCCTGAAACCCTGCACAACGTCATGTGGCTCATGTCCGACCGCGGCATTCCCCGGAGTTACCGGACCATTGAAGGCTTCGGCATTCACACGTACAAGCTGGTCAATGAAGAAGGGAAAAGCACCTTCGTCCGCTTCCACTGGAAACCGGCGTATGGTAAAAAATCCCTGATCTGGGATGAGTCCCAGGCGTTGACAGGACGCGATCCGGACTTCCACCGCAAGGATCTCTGGCAATCTATTGAAGCCGGGGATTATCCGGAATTCGAACTCGGTTTGCAGCTCATTCCGGAAGAGGACGCAGACAAATTCGACTTCGATATTCTGGACGCCACCAAGCTCATTCCGGAAGCGCTGGTTCCCGTGGAAATCGTCGGCAAGATGGTGCTGGACCGCAACCCGGACAACTTCTTTACGGAAACGGAACAGGTCGCCTTCTGCCCCGCCAACATCGTGCCGGGCATCGATTTTTCCGACGACCCGCTACTTCAGGGCCGCATCTTCTCCTACAGCGACACCCAGCGGCACCGCCTGGGCGGAGCCAACTTTACGGAAATCCCCATCAACCGGCCCGTCTGCCCCTTCCACAATAACCAGAGGGACGGCTTCCACCGCATGCAGATAGACACCGCTCCGGCCAACTACGATCCCAACTCCATCGGGGACAACTGGCCGCGTGAAACGCCCCCGGAAGAAGGCGGTTTCTCCACCGCCCCCCAGCCGGTGAGCGGCGTCAAGGAACGTCTCAGGAGCCCCTCCTTCGCGGAATACTATGCCCAGCCCCGCCTGTTCTGGATGAGCCAGACTCCCGTGGAGCAAAGGCACATCATTGACGCCTTCAGCTTTGAAGTAGGTAAGGTGACGCGCCCGTACATCCGGGAACGGGTAGTGGACCTGCTGACGCGCATTGACCCAAACCTGGCAGCCGGAGTAGCTAAAAACCTGGGCATTGAACTCACGGAGGAACAGCTTAACCGGGAACTGCCCAAACCGGTCTGCGGCCTGGAAAAAGACCCGGCGCTGAGCCTGTACGCCAACCCGGACGGCAACCTCAAGGGCATGCGCGTCTCCCTGCTGGCGGCGGACGGCGTCAGCCTGAAATCCGTGGAGGAAATCTGCAGCGCCCTGCACAAGGAAGGCGTGCACCCCCAGATTCTTGCCCCGCACATGGGAAGCGTGAATACGGAGGAAGGGAAAGACCTGCTTGTGGACGGCACCCTGTCCGGCAACCCCTCCGTCGTGTTTGACGCCGTCATCGTGCCGGAAGGAGAGCAGAGCATTAAAACGCTCCTGATGAACGGAGACGCCAAGTACCACCTGCGCCAGGCATACCGGCACCTGAAAGCCATCGGCCTGCCCGGCGACGCCAGTGAAATGCTGGAAGCAACGGACCTGCCCCGGGATATGGACGACGCCGGGCTGCTCACGCCGAAAGACACCAAGGCCCTGATGAAACCTTTCATCACGGCCATGAAACAACACCGCGTCTGGGCCCGCGAACCCAAGGCGCTGGATTTCGGCGCCTGA
- the ccsA gene encoding cytochrome c biogenesis protein CcsA has translation MIGPLFTYGRLTLMDWKRTDAVWMKYGRSLWKFAGSYGLGIALMLILLVLTFAGTLHQVRLSSSMGPEAAIESFFGAPYVLMPLGGENSLVSLPLPGMGITCALLFANLLIGGMFRVRWTWRHAGVLVAHGGILLLLAGIMLGNKMTVAVDQVELPQGDRVHEQSLPFDLRLNRFVPEFYPGTSKPKSYESQVTVFPESGGQYDAVIRMNEPLRLSGWTLYQMSWGQDSLHPGRLISVLRASHNPLEQMPKWSSYIIAAGLLWHFACVFGRYLRRKPGQAPAGAEAADDHLEPPAPGGKRRLRLIGICVLVAAIFGVGMLAARPASHPVRVEHYVPWSSFLVERAGAMAVQDGGRLKPVSTYAGFHLLRTLGKRSFAMETPEGKRKLSPVEWMLDCMFRPEFAEQYPVFLVNREEVVRRLHLPDQADKRKKYSYAQIAEHWEEMTRAVREIRLLGETDLTEAQKEILALSRNFDVVRGWMLGSRIMLEDPSAMERMEFPRWFPSAGQNGERLWTAAPDKATGAFLAMASLLERKAIGMEGAEASGLRMKAEGLLLEKLAQPNEAASAGERHSLEREIFYYRLDPLYASLAVFVAAFVCLLLCALFRPAANAPLWRRFLRPGGFSPAWLLGAAGTGVLAAALVIRVLITMRSPVGNTYETIAFIACMGVLCALVAELFSKKGIVLAAGLLLGAFSCQMGILYESSQAVDHMDPLVAILRSNFLLSTHVITIVLGYAAGLLAAVLSHVYLLASPLRLIGRKTEQSLDRMAYGILCFSLVFTLVGTVFGGIWGNESWGRFWGWDPKENGALMIVLWQLTVLHARKAGWLSPWLLHFSNVVGGVIIAFAWWGVNMLGVGLHSYGFTSGRDALDIFYWSEAVLCVLFVILHYRALRRVDIR, from the coding sequence GTGATCGGCCCTCTTTTTACTTACGGACGCCTTACGCTGATGGACTGGAAACGCACGGATGCGGTGTGGATGAAATATGGGCGCAGCCTCTGGAAATTCGCCGGAAGCTACGGGCTGGGCATCGCTCTGATGCTGATCCTGCTGGTGCTGACGTTTGCCGGAACGCTGCATCAGGTGCGGCTGTCTTCCTCCATGGGGCCGGAGGCGGCCATAGAATCCTTCTTCGGCGCGCCGTATGTGCTGATGCCGCTGGGCGGGGAAAACTCCCTGGTTTCCCTGCCGCTGCCCGGCATGGGCATTACCTGCGCCCTGCTGTTTGCCAACCTGCTCATAGGCGGGATGTTCCGCGTCCGGTGGACCTGGAGGCACGCGGGCGTGCTGGTGGCCCACGGCGGCATTCTGCTGCTGCTGGCCGGCATCATGCTGGGCAATAAAATGACGGTGGCCGTGGACCAGGTGGAACTGCCCCAGGGCGACCGGGTGCACGAGCAGTCCCTGCCGTTTGACCTCCGCCTGAACCGTTTCGTGCCGGAATTTTATCCCGGCACCTCCAAGCCCAAATCCTATGAATCCCAGGTAACCGTCTTTCCGGAATCCGGCGGCCAGTATGATGCCGTCATCCGCATGAACGAGCCTCTCCGCCTTTCCGGCTGGACGCTGTACCAGATGAGCTGGGGGCAGGACTCCCTGCATCCGGGCAGGCTCATCTCCGTCCTCCGCGCTTCCCACAATCCCCTGGAGCAAATGCCCAAATGGTCTTCCTACATCATTGCCGCGGGACTGCTGTGGCACTTTGCCTGCGTCTTCGGAAGGTACCTGCGCCGCAAACCCGGCCAGGCTCCCGCCGGAGCGGAGGCGGCGGACGACCATCTGGAGCCGCCCGCTCCCGGCGGCAAGCGCCGCCTGCGACTGATAGGCATTTGCGTGCTGGTGGCGGCAATCTTCGGCGTCGGCATGCTGGCGGCCCGGCCTGCCTCTCATCCGGTCCGGGTGGAGCATTACGTGCCCTGGTCCTCCTTCCTGGTGGAACGGGCCGGGGCAATGGCCGTCCAGGACGGCGGCCGCCTGAAGCCCGTCTCCACGTACGCGGGCTTCCATCTGCTCCGGACCCTGGGCAAAAGAAGCTTTGCCATGGAGACGCCGGAGGGGAAAAGGAAACTCTCTCCGGTGGAATGGATGCTGGACTGCATGTTCCGCCCGGAATTCGCGGAACAATACCCCGTTTTCCTGGTTAACCGGGAGGAAGTGGTCAGGCGTCTGCACCTGCCGGACCAGGCGGACAAGCGGAAAAAATACTCCTACGCGCAGATTGCGGAACACTGGGAGGAAATGACCCGCGCCGTCCGGGAAATCCGGCTGCTGGGAGAAACGGATTTGACGGAAGCCCAGAAGGAAATCCTGGCCCTTTCCCGCAACTTTGACGTGGTGCGCGGCTGGATGCTCGGCTCCCGTATCATGCTGGAAGACCCCTCCGCCATGGAACGGATGGAATTCCCCCGCTGGTTCCCCTCTGCGGGCCAGAATGGGGAGCGTCTCTGGACGGCTGCCCCGGACAAAGCCACCGGAGCCTTTCTGGCAATGGCCTCCCTGCTGGAACGCAAGGCCATCGGCATGGAAGGCGCGGAAGCCTCCGGACTGCGGATGAAGGCGGAAGGACTGCTGCTGGAAAAACTGGCGCAGCCCAATGAAGCCGCCTCCGCCGGGGAACGGCACAGCCTGGAAAGGGAAATCTTCTACTACCGCCTGGACCCGCTCTATGCCTCCCTGGCCGTCTTTGTGGCGGCGTTCGTGTGCCTGCTGCTCTGCGCCCTCTTCCGTCCTGCCGCCAACGCTCCCCTCTGGCGCCGTTTTCTGCGGCCCGGCGGGTTCAGCCCTGCGTGGCTGCTGGGTGCGGCGGGGACCGGCGTGCTGGCGGCGGCCCTGGTCATCCGCGTGCTCATCACCATGAGGTCCCCGGTGGGCAACACGTATGAAACCATCGCCTTCATCGCGTGCATGGGCGTGCTCTGCGCGCTGGTGGCGGAGCTGTTCAGCAAAAAGGGCATCGTGCTGGCGGCGGGGCTTCTGCTGGGGGCCTTCTCCTGCCAGATGGGCATTCTGTACGAATCCTCCCAGGCCGTGGACCACATGGACCCCCTGGTAGCCATCCTGCGCTCCAACTTCCTGCTCTCCACCCATGTCATCACCATTGTGCTGGGGTACGCGGCCGGGTTGCTGGCGGCGGTGCTCTCCCATGTGTACCTGCTGGCCTCCCCCCTGCGCCTGATCGGCAGGAAAACGGAACAATCCCTGGACCGCATGGCTTACGGCATCCTGTGCTTCTCCCTGGTATTCACGCTGGTGGGAACGGTCTTCGGCGGCATCTGGGGCAATGAATCCTGGGGGCGCTTCTGGGGCTGGGATCCCAAGGAAAACGGGGCCCTGATGATTGTGCTGTGGCAATTGACCGTGCTGCACGCGCGGAAAGCCGGGTGGCTGTCCCCCTGGCTGCTCCACTTCAGCAACGTGGTGGGCGGCGTCATCATCGCCTTTGCCTGGTGGGGCGTCAACATGCTGGGCGTGGGCCTGCACTCTTACGGCTTCACCTCCGGCCGTGACGCCCTGGACATTTTCTACTGGTCTGAAGCCGTCCTGTGCGTCCTCTTCGTCATTCTGCATTACCGCGCGCTCCGGCGCGTGGACATCAGGTAG
- the rbr gene encoding rubrerythrin has protein sequence MKSIKGTETEKNLLKAFAGESEARNRYTYFAGVAKKAGYEQIAAIFLETADNEKEHAKVFFKLLKDACVEVTHTVCTAPLESTEECLLAAAAGERDEWSEMYPTFAEVADREGFPAIAETFRQIATVEQHHEARYLKLAENVREGKVFAKEKEIQWKCRNCGYVHTGSTAPKVCPACVHPQAFFEELADNF, from the coding sequence ATGAAATCCATCAAAGGAACAGAAACAGAAAAGAACCTTCTCAAGGCTTTTGCCGGAGAATCCGAAGCGCGCAACCGCTACACCTACTTTGCCGGCGTGGCCAAGAAAGCCGGTTATGAGCAGATTGCCGCCATCTTCCTGGAAACCGCCGACAATGAAAAGGAACATGCCAAGGTGTTCTTCAAGCTGTTGAAGGACGCCTGCGTTGAAGTAACGCACACCGTTTGCACGGCCCCCCTGGAATCTACGGAGGAATGCCTGCTGGCCGCCGCTGCCGGCGAGCGCGACGAATGGTCCGAAATGTACCCCACGTTTGCCGAGGTGGCTGACCGTGAAGGCTTCCCCGCCATTGCGGAAACCTTCCGCCAGATTGCCACTGTGGAACAGCACCATGAGGCGCGCTACCTCAAGCTGGCTGAAAACGTGCGCGAAGGCAAGGTATTTGCCAAGGAAAAGGAAATCCAGTGGAAGTGCCGCAACTGCGGTTACGTGCACACCGGCTCCACCGCCCCCAAGGTGTGCCCGGCCTGCGTGCATCCCCAGGCGTTCTTTGAAGAACTGGCGGACAACTTCTAA